A stretch of Haloferax sp. Atlit-12N DNA encodes these proteins:
- a CDS encoding TraB/GumN family protein: MNDSSPGEGHVRVVGTAHVSADSVREVEETVREERPDVVAVELDEGRYRQMKGGTPDDIEARDLLRGNTVFQFIAYWMLSYVQSQMGDKFDVKPGADMLAAVETAEEEGLDVALVDRDIQVTIQRFWRRMGTLEKIRMAGDLLFGVADARGVGAVLGIAVGVFLGPLVGLFGGAVGVTDLLLTRTATAAVLGAAAAYMLYTVASFSLDGDDAVLAGLGGGAAIGIVAGFGLGIGTGLVSGILGSLGTAIVGSLVIGVLAGVVVGITAGAVLNAFGLFAPAEGDADYEEFDMAELTDGDVVSAMMEEFRRFSPGGAEALIDERDAYIAHQLVALRQSGRHVVAIVGAGHREGIENYLEHPETLPPMESLVGVAEKDGFPWGKLLGFGVTAVFVAFFVLLAMAGVGNERLLTIFGAWFLINGVFAAALAKVAGARWTSALVGGLVAWMTSINPLLAPGWFTGYVELRHTPVNVGDIGKLNELLSDEETPIVELVGQMFDVPLFKLIMVVAMTNIGSIIASFLFVTYVIPVIASDLGGIAGVTNLMFEGARNSADLIWRSLT; this comes from the coding sequence ATGAACGATTCGTCGCCCGGCGAGGGTCACGTCCGCGTCGTCGGCACGGCCCACGTCTCGGCCGACAGCGTCAGAGAGGTCGAAGAGACCGTCAGGGAGGAGCGTCCCGACGTCGTCGCGGTCGAACTCGACGAGGGGCGCTACCGGCAGATGAAGGGCGGAACGCCCGACGACATCGAAGCGCGCGACCTGCTTCGCGGCAACACCGTCTTCCAGTTTATCGCCTACTGGATGCTCTCGTACGTCCAGTCGCAGATGGGAGACAAGTTCGACGTGAAGCCCGGCGCGGACATGCTCGCGGCGGTCGAGACCGCCGAAGAGGAAGGCCTCGACGTGGCGCTCGTCGACCGCGACATCCAGGTGACCATCCAGCGCTTCTGGCGGCGGATGGGCACGCTCGAAAAGATACGCATGGCCGGCGACCTCCTGTTCGGCGTCGCCGACGCCCGCGGGGTCGGCGCGGTGTTGGGCATCGCCGTCGGCGTCTTCCTCGGGCCGCTCGTCGGCCTGTTCGGGGGCGCGGTCGGCGTCACCGACCTCCTGTTGACGCGCACCGCCACCGCCGCGGTCCTCGGCGCCGCGGCCGCGTACATGCTCTACACCGTCGCCTCGTTCTCCCTCGACGGCGACGACGCGGTTCTCGCGGGCCTCGGCGGCGGCGCGGCAATCGGTATCGTCGCCGGCTTCGGCCTCGGAATTGGAACCGGTCTCGTCTCGGGTATCCTCGGGAGCCTCGGAACCGCCATCGTCGGGAGCCTCGTTATCGGCGTCCTTGCGGGCGTCGTCGTGGGCATCACCGCCGGCGCGGTCCTGAACGCCTTCGGCCTGTTCGCGCCCGCCGAGGGCGACGCCGACTACGAGGAGTTCGACATGGCCGAACTGACAGACGGCGACGTGGTCTCGGCCATGATGGAGGAGTTCCGCCGGTTCAGCCCCGGCGGCGCTGAGGCGCTCATCGACGAGCGCGACGCCTACATTGCCCACCAACTCGTCGCACTCCGGCAGTCCGGTCGGCACGTGGTCGCCATCGTCGGCGCGGGCCACCGCGAGGGCATCGAGAACTACCTCGAACACCCCGAGACGCTCCCGCCGATGGAGTCGCTCGTCGGCGTCGCCGAAAAGGACGGCTTCCCGTGGGGCAAACTGCTCGGCTTCGGCGTCACCGCCGTGTTCGTCGCCTTCTTCGTCCTCCTCGCGATGGCCGGCGTCGGCAACGAACGGCTCTTGACCATCTTCGGCGCGTGGTTCCTCATCAACGGCGTGTTCGCCGCCGCCCTCGCCAAGGTCGCCGGCGCGCGGTGGACCTCCGCCCTCGTCGGCGGTCTCGTCGCGTGGATGACCTCCATCAACCCGCTTCTCGCGCCCGGCTGGTTCACCGGCTACGTCGAACTCCGGCACACGCCGGTCAACGTCGGCGACATCGGCAAACTGAACGAACTGCTCTCCGACGAGGAGACGCCCATCGTCGAACTCGTCGGCCAGATGTTCGACGTGCCGCTGTTCAAGCTCATCATGGTCGTCGCCATGACGAACATCGGGAGCATCATCGCCAGCTTCCTCTTCGTCACGTACGTCATCCCCGTCATCGCCTCCGACCTCGGCGGCATCGCGGGCGTGACGAATCTGATGTTCGAGGGCGCGCGCAACAGTGCCGACCTCATCTGGAGGTCCCTGACGTGA
- a CDS encoding glycerate kinase, protein MQDFDARTPTPAHETAIDCLQAGVEAVLPDRVVRESVSLDGDTLTVADETYDLTAYDRILVVGGGKAGDGVADALEAVLGDRIDDGVVVTPDPTPSPDGRIERLPGDHPVPSARGVESTRRLVDLISDLDDRTLVLAAITGGASAVLPAPAEGVSLAELQETTDRLLESGAEIHDLNAVRKHVSTLKGGGLARLAAPATVVGLVLSDVVGNDLGVIASGPTAPDETTYDDALDVLDRFDLDVPKSVRTRLARGSAGDVPETPKPGDPVFDRVTNHVLADTFTALDAAREVADERGYDPLVLSSRVRGEAREAAKTHVAVAEESLATGNPIAAPAVVLSGGECTVTVRGDGDGGPNLEFCLAAAAELPDEAVLASIDSDGKDGGTEVAGAVVDSSTVDAGDAHDALARNDALPVLREADALVESGATGTNVNDLRVVVVGEGV, encoded by the coding sequence ATGCAGGATTTCGACGCGCGAACCCCGACGCCCGCCCACGAGACGGCCATCGACTGCCTGCAGGCCGGCGTCGAGGCCGTCCTACCCGACCGCGTCGTCCGCGAATCCGTGTCGCTCGACGGCGACACCCTGACCGTCGCGGACGAGACCTACGACCTGACCGCCTACGACCGCATCCTCGTCGTCGGCGGGGGCAAAGCCGGTGACGGCGTCGCGGACGCCCTCGAAGCCGTCCTCGGCGACCGCATCGACGACGGCGTCGTGGTGACGCCCGACCCGACGCCGAGCCCCGACGGGCGCATCGAGCGACTCCCCGGCGACCACCCGGTCCCCTCCGCGCGCGGCGTCGAGAGCACCCGGCGGCTCGTGGACCTCATCTCCGACCTCGACGACCGGACGCTCGTCCTCGCCGCCATCACCGGCGGCGCGAGCGCGGTCCTCCCGGCTCCCGCCGAGGGCGTCTCGCTCGCCGAGTTGCAGGAGACGACCGACAGACTGCTCGAAAGCGGCGCGGAGATTCACGACCTCAACGCGGTCAGAAAGCACGTTTCGACGCTGAAGGGCGGCGGTCTCGCGCGCCTCGCCGCGCCCGCGACGGTCGTCGGCCTCGTCCTCTCGGACGTGGTCGGAAACGACCTCGGCGTCATCGCCTCCGGCCCGACTGCGCCCGACGAGACGACCTACGACGACGCCCTCGACGTGCTGGACCGCTTCGACCTCGACGTGCCGAAATCGGTCCGAACGCGCCTCGCCCGCGGCTCGGCGGGCGACGTTCCGGAGACGCCGAAGCCCGGCGACCCGGTGTTCGACCGGGTGACGAACCACGTTCTCGCGGACACCTTCACCGCGCTCGACGCCGCCCGCGAGGTGGCCGACGAACGCGGTTACGACCCGCTCGTCCTCTCGTCTCGCGTGCGCGGCGAGGCGCGCGAGGCCGCGAAGACCCACGTCGCCGTCGCGGAAGAGTCGCTTGCGACCGGAAACCCGATTGCCGCGCCCGCCGTGGTCCTCTCGGGTGGCGAATGCACCGTGACGGTCCGCGGCGACGGCGACGGCGGCCCGAATCTCGAATTCTGCCTCGCGGCCGCCGCGGAACTCCCCGACGAGGCCGTCCTCGCCAGCATCGACAGCGACGGGAAAGACGGCGGGACGGAGGTCGCGGGCGCGGTCGTGGACTCGTCGACCGTCGACGCAGGTGACGCTCACGACGCGCTGGCGAGAAACGACGCGCTCCCGGTGCTTCGAGAGGCCGACGCGCTCGTCGAGTCCGGCGCGACGGGGACGAACGTCAACGACCTGCGCGTCGTCGTGGTCGGCGAGGGCGTCTGA
- a CDS encoding winged helix-turn-helix domain-containing protein, whose translation MAGLLPSTPDTSAADESSPRVIGLDDDEASDLLSALSSETARRVLAALHETPTNAADLAERVDTSLQNVQYHLRKLDDAGLVEVVDTVYSEKGREMKVYAPADRPLVVVAAGEETRTGLASMLSSLLGGVAVLGLLSAFVQWVATRGLGVLGGAGGAAESADAGTVSTMAAEAAPAAAQGIPPGLAFFAGGLVILLVIAAVQFARR comes from the coding sequence ATGGCCGGTTTGTTGCCCTCTACCCCCGACACCTCCGCCGCGGACGAATCCTCCCCGCGGGTCATCGGACTCGACGACGACGAGGCGTCGGACCTCCTATCGGCGCTCTCCTCGGAAACGGCCCGCCGCGTGCTCGCCGCGCTCCACGAAACGCCGACGAACGCCGCGGACCTCGCAGAGCGCGTCGACACGTCGCTCCAGAACGTCCAGTACCATCTCCGAAAGCTCGACGACGCGGGCCTCGTCGAGGTGGTCGACACCGTCTACTCCGAGAAGGGCCGCGAGATGAAGGTGTACGCGCCCGCCGACAGGCCGCTGGTCGTCGTCGCCGCCGGCGAGGAGACCCGGACGGGCCTCGCGTCCATGCTGTCGAGTCTGCTCGGCGGCGTCGCCGTCTTGGGTCTGCTCTCGGCGTTCGTCCAGTGGGTCGCCACGCGCGGCCTCGGCGTCCTCGGCGGGGCTGGCGGTGCGGCTGAGTCCGCCGACGCCGGGACGGTCTCGACGATGGCTGCGGAGGCCGCGCCCGCGGCGGCGCAGGGAATCCCGCCGGGGCTCGCCTTCTTCGCCGGCGGCCTCGTCATCCTGCTCGTCATCGCGGCCGTCCAGTTCGCCAGACGCTGA
- a CDS encoding bifunctional nuclease family protein — protein sequence MKHRAVVRGIGVGVGEDGSNVPAVVLEARDEFLPIVITSDQAQAIQLGLSGEQFERPLTHDLLVEMVTEFGGAIDSIRIDDLSNGTFLAKVDAERYHDGEARTFVFDARPSDAIALAIRVDCPILVSDEVLDAAGQSPEAFDADFDE from the coding sequence ATGAAACACCGTGCCGTGGTCCGCGGTATCGGGGTCGGCGTCGGCGAAGACGGCTCGAACGTCCCGGCGGTCGTCCTCGAAGCGCGCGACGAGTTCCTGCCCATCGTCATCACGTCGGACCAGGCCCAGGCCATCCAACTCGGCCTCTCCGGCGAGCAGTTCGAGCGCCCGCTGACCCACGACCTCCTGGTCGAGATGGTGACGGAGTTCGGCGGAGCTATCGACAGCATCCGCATCGACGACCTCTCGAACGGCACGTTCCTCGCCAAGGTCGACGCGGAGCGATACCACGACGGGGAGGCGCGGACGTTCGTCTTCGACGCCCGCCCGAGCGACGCCATCGCACTCGCCATCCGCGTGGACTGCCCCATCCTCGTCTCCGACGAGGTGCTCGACGCCGCCGGGCAGTCGCCCGAGGCGTTCGACGCCGACTTCGACGAGTGA
- a CDS encoding acyl-CoA thioesterase, which yields MSESTATLDESRTEMTELLLPNDTNNLGRALGGAVLHWMDICGAIAAMRFSNRQCVTASMDHVDFISPIDLGEVAVMEAYVFNVGRTSVDVKVDVHAENPKTDELRKTTTSFLTFVALDDDGKPTPVPRLVCETDEEEELRAEAVAARADQLESVIERMEN from the coding sequence ATGAGCGAATCCACCGCGACGCTCGACGAGTCGCGCACCGAGATGACCGAGCTCCTCCTGCCGAACGACACCAACAACCTCGGGCGAGCCCTCGGTGGGGCGGTCCTCCACTGGATGGACATCTGCGGGGCCATCGCGGCGATGCGATTCTCGAACCGGCAGTGCGTCACCGCGTCGATGGACCACGTCGACTTCATCAGCCCCATCGACCTCGGCGAGGTGGCCGTCATGGAGGCGTACGTGTTCAACGTCGGCCGGACCAGCGTGGACGTGAAAGTCGACGTACACGCCGAGAACCCGAAGACCGACGAACTACGGAAGACGACCACCTCCTTCCTGACGTTCGTCGCCCTCGACGACGACGGGAAGCCGACGCCCGTCCCCCGACTCGTCTGCGAGACGGACGAGGAAGAGGAACTCCGCGCCGAGGCGGTCGCCGCCCGCGCCGACCAGCTCGAATCCGTCATCGAGCGCATGGAGAACTGA